GGATGTACAACGCGAAAAGAATCAAGATCCTCAAAAAATCTTAGAAAACTCTACCGAGTTCTTTTAatcctatttcttctttaaaataaatattctattaACATAATCTCTTAAActaatagttttttaaaaccaCTCCAAATATGAAATGTTAACATGAAGTAGACGGCGTTTCTAGAGTTAggaaaagataataaataaagaagagatCGAGATAGAAATGGGTAAGAGGGGCATGAAAACACATTAACCAAATCACATTTAATTAAagcttttatttaaaattctttCCCTAAAACACCGTAGCTTAATTTTCCTGTGATTGATCAAAGAACATGTTTAGATCAAGATCctctaaaaaattttatggaCAATTTGAAGAGATTGACTTgtagaagatgatgaagaaacTGTAAAAGTTGGGAAAAATTTTCTGGATGATTCTAGAGAGATGGAATTTGGCAGTAgagattttgaggtttttgcCTCTTTGGAAACGTTAGCATCAGGCTAAGGTggtccaaatttttttgttttgtttgtacttttatttttaaatgttttgttAGTAGAATGATGACATGGCATAATCTGAACggtttatttgaaaagaaaaatctagaTTAAAGAAATTTTATGTGGTAAAGTACAAAGTACCTTAAGAACTCTAAAgaatcttaattatttttttataagtaagaaaagaaaagcatattAATTCACAAAAAAGTGAAAGTTTTAACGGCTTAAATCTTGTTAATCTATTTCCAATTTTCGGAATATATACTTCGCAAAATTCCTCCAGCAATGTTTAAATCTCAGCATCCTTTtctctaaaatatgtaatttccAATGACCAGTAATTTGTATTACCGACTTTATTGTACAAATATAACATGTATCAATGTAATTCGGGATCACAATCCACATCTTAAACCATTTGATTAgctattgaaattaaaaatttacaaagaaaaagaaaaagaaaactgtgTTAATAAAGATGAAATAAGTGTAGAAAAGATTAATTTTTAACACTTTAACTTGTACCATTCATGTATAGCCATTAGCCAAGCATGCAAAAAATTCGAGATAGCCCGACTTCGAGCATTTTTCATGATGCATGTCTTATCTCTTTTGCTCATGTATTGTGCGTGGGCCACTCTGACCtacctctctctcatttttttttttttttaacctaataagctatttttattttattttctagctaGTAACTTGATGACCCAAAAGAAATAGATAAGTAAATTCCTTGACTGGCCTTCTAGATACGATAAATTCAAATGCTTTTGACCTaacaaaaacaacataaaatctcaagaaagaaagaacaatttTAAAGGTTGACTAAATTTGGAGATAAGGATTTGCTGATAGAAAGCTTGCAACTTACAAGATCAAAAGTACTAAGCCTTTATATTCTTTTGGGAACATGATTCTAATGGCAACACGTCTATCTAATTGGATGCTTCCACCTGAAAGATGAATGTCAATGCGTTGGCCACTAAACTTAAGGTTTTTGTTCTGATTGACTTTGTCTTTTTACTTTTAGGCTCTCACATCATGCATTCAaggatgtttttctttttaccatAAGTAAATTCTTGTACAGGTATTTTCCCTATTACTTTTGAAAGTACTTTTCATTTAACTATATAATAGCACTGACCAAAATGTAACACAAAAtgtcttatttaaaaaaaaaatgatagttgAATTCAATTATGTTACACATTGGTTTATGTAGTCATATGAACTatacttaaattttttctttcatgcAAATTCTTTGTAACTGTAATGCACATAGTAGTCCGAACaaagattaaaatattttaaaattttcataaggTCATGTAAAGGCTAGGATCTAtttagtaagttttttttttttttttttttttgagaaactctaTTAAGTAAGTTGACTAATCGATGTCCCACGCAATGTGCATATACGCTATTagttaatttgaaatttttaataaaatttattttcatgattcatatataatattcattatgtgttataatatttgataaatttatttcaattatattacatgtcattaattatatttagaaaattaattttgattatatattatgtattactaaaattaattaaaaattataatttcgaTTAGTTCTGCCCTaacattctttctctctctcacataaaaGTTATGGGGACTACGTTTTTGAAGGTTTGAACCCGCACACTACCTGGAGAAAGACAAACATACCATTCAAACTACAACGTTCAATGGTCCCTAAGTAAATTCTAGGTGGATTTCTTGTAAAGATGTGGCTCGTACTAATTGCTTAGAAGTGGTGTTTTTTATACAAGTTCCATTCAAACTAAGACCATTTTAATTTGAAGCAATGTAGTTCACTCATCCTAATTTCTCCAGAAGTGATGTAGCAAGCTTGGATAGTGGAGGTGACAAGCTCCAATGTATTTTGATTGATGTACAAACTGCAAGAAGTTAGAACTAAATTTGGAGTTTAAAATAAAGAAGTGTTAAGGTTGGTAGTGTATGGCACTGTGGTACCCAGACCCATTTGGGCCTTGGGTTCTGACTCAATAGTAATGCGGCCCATGGCCCCAATCTCTCTCTGCCCATGGCCCCAACCTGAACCCAGAATAGCCACGGGCCCAAGCTTCGCACTGCCCAAAAGCCTTAAGAGTAGACAGCCCACATTGGCACGCACCTCGTTTTGCCACTTGGTCTTTGCTCAGCGAGCCGTTCTCGAGCAAGAAGAAAGGCGTTCGAATACACCATCTCTTGTATGCCCGAAAATGGCCTAGGGAATATCATTGCCGAGCGTATCTACTGGAGTGGGAACCAATTCCAAGGCCACTCTCACCACACCCACTCCCACCGAAACACCCACTTATGATTAATGATATTGGACCTCCTAATGCACTAACTTTGAAAGCAATTATAATTACTCCACTAACGCTtggctataaatatgagaagctaAAGGAggaaagggtttttttttttagaggggaAAAAGCggaaggaagaagagagaataGAGTAAGGTGAGTAACCCAGAGACAGAGAGATAGTTTCGGAGAGTCTCTGTGTCGAGAACAACCCAACGTAGAAAATCCAAGCCCACTTtataaatagattgtgagcccaagtgaggtccAGCCCAATAGCCTCATTTTTGGCGTgcacaattggcgtcgtctgtgggaatctCCTACAACGTTGTGGTTCTACTGAGACTCAAACCCGGGAAAATGTCTGATAGACGTTTGGAGAGTTATGCTAAAAGTGGTTCTGTAAGGTCTTCTTGGGGATCTACTTGGCGAGAAAGGAGACAAAAAAGACGTGAGGATAAAGAGTGTGAGCAAGATGAGGAACGATTTGGACTCAGGGAGGGGTCATATTAGACGCACCGAACGATGTCAGGTGCTGCTAGGTATGGGCAATTTGATAAGAGGGATGAGGAGTTTCAGCTTCTACGCAAGTTGGTGAGGGATTTGGAGTTAGAGGCAAGGGGTAGACGTCAGAGAAGGGACCGAGATGACCAAAAAAGGGGGTTTGCTAGTCGAGGAGATCACTACGTGGCTGGGTCCAATCAATCCGGCTCCCGCTGACATCGACACCGTTCACATTCACAGGAGTCTCGTCGATGTCGAGACCAGTCAAGTTCTCAGGAATCCCGCCGACACTGGGACCGCTCGCATTCATGGGAGTATGTGGATAGGGATTCGGACTCCCCCAAAAAGCAACGACCCCACAATGCAGCCATGGATGCTTTGAGCCACGCCTTACTTAGAGCCACCCGGTCACCGTTCTCGGACAACATTGAACAGGCCCCAATGTTGAGTAGGTTTACGTGTCCTCCATTCAACTCCTACGATGGAAAAATGGACCTGGTTGAGCACATTAGCCATTATATTCAGATGATATCCCTGCACACCCACAATGATGCactgatgtgtaaggtattcccTTCGAGCTTAAGGCCTACGGCATTGAGATGGTTTAATGGGTTGCGAAAAGGTTCCATTCACAACTTTGCCAAGCTGATCCAGGAGTTTGGTGTCCGATTTGTAACTTGCAGCCGGGTACCACAACTGATAGACGCATTGCtatccatgaaaatgagggtagGAGAAACCTTTCTCAGTTATGCTAGCCGATACTGGGAGCTTCATAATGAGATCGGCAGGGGTAATGAGAAGATTGCGGCGAGTACTTTTCAAATGAAATTgcccgaggattctgaactgcGGGAGTCATTAACTAAGAAGCCTCTTGAGGACATGAGATAGCTGATGAGGCGCATTGAAGAGTACAAACAACTGGAGGATGATTGGCTGCAAAATAAAGGTAAAGCACCAATGATAAATCGTCCTCGGCAAGGTGGTTTCCCGCCCAGGCCCTAGGGGGGTTTGAGGATTCAAAAGCCAGAAGCGCAAGTAGGGGAGGTAAGTGTGACATTCAAGGAGCCGGTGCATAGGATTATAGACAGGATTAAGAACGAGCCATACTTCaggtggccgaacaagatgggaGGTGACCCGGCCAGGAGGAATCAAAACTTGTACTGCACTTACCACCGGGACAATGGCCATACTACCGAGTAGTGCCAGGTGTTGAAGGATCATCTCAGGTAGCTGGTAAAGGCCGGATATTTAAAGGAATTTGTGGTGGACTCAAGGGACCGAGGTACGCGGCAGGGCACCCAACAAAGGGGGAACCCCTTTCCACCCCCTTTAGGGGTAATTGAGGTCATCCATGCTGCCCTGGGCAGTCTCACCGTAGCAAGAAGGAAATGAGTGTTAACTGTAGTGCCAGTAGAGGGCTGCTCGGACAATCAGCCATTTAGGAAGAAGATGAAACTCGCCCAGGAGCCTATCGcttttgatgatgatgacttggaaggaacaattcaaccACATGATGATGCGTTAGTAGTCACGGCCCGGATAAGTGGcttcttggtgaagagggtaATGGTAGACCAAGGAAGCGGAGCCAATGTGATGTATCTGGACCTCTTCAGGGGGCTCAGATTGAAGAATGAGGACCTTTCAAAGTTTAGCACACCCTTGGTCGAGTTTGATGGTAAATTGGTAATTCCCAAGGGGCAAATTTCTCTTCCCGTGAATATGGAGGGCTAAGAGGTAGTAGTGGCATTCATAgtggttgttttgttttctccTACATTGCTGTAGTATGGGAAGCCAGCAAGTGGCTAGACAATGCCTAGTCGTCGTGGTCAATTGGAAGAAGGAGTAAGCCGAACAAAAAGAGTGAGCCAAACGGAAGGAGCTGGTCGAGCAAAAGGACTCGCTTCAGGGGGCCCCTTTATAGAAATTACGGGATCcctaaaaagaaaagggggCTGGTTGTGCCAAGGAAATGATCAGAGTAAGGATACTGCTGGATGTTGACAAGTACTTTCAAATCGAAGAAAGCATGAAGGACCAGGATAAGACAAAGATGTTGTTATTCCTCATACAGAACGTGGATGTGTTTGCATAGAGTCCATATAAGGTACTCGGGGTGGATCCCGAATTCATTGTCCATAGGCTTAATGTGGACCCGTCATTCCCTCCTAAGAAGTAGAAGTCGAGGAGATCGGCCAAGGAGCATGTCGAAGTAATGAGGTCGGAAGTTCAAAGGCTGAATGAGGCCGAGGCAATAAGGGAAATCTTCTTCCCGGAGTGGTTAGCAAATATcgtggtggtgaagaagaagaatggcaaGTGGAAGGTTTGTGTAGATTTTACCGATTTGAAAAGAGCATGCCCAAAAAACCCGTTCCCCATGCCGAAGATTGACCAGTTGGTAGATGCCACGTACTGACACTGATGCAAATCACGTTATGAAGAacaaagtttttattattttccttttcctatttgaattaaGATTTATTTACTCTAGTACTTTGAATTAAAATCCTTTTCCTAGTTGAATtgggattttaattgtttttcttttcctagttaaattgtttttcctttctcaagtagaagtaggcttattatttcttttcctaaaaggagtaggagcaattctattcctataaatactctttatagagaggttattgttatgtgtgttttttgaataaaagtttgctagagaggttttctctattattttgcctattagcctagtgttcttgtagaacttaggtttagtggaagagttgtagtatttgTGTGTTATAGATTTTGCTTCTACACGCCTACGCTGcatcagttggtatcagagcacgGTTAGGTTCCTACCATGGCACAAGGATCACGTGGGGGAAGGCACACTGCTGTAGATGGTGAGTATGAACGCGATGAGATTGCACACAATACACAACTAGAGGCACGCTTTCAATAGATGGAAGAGCAGTTTGAAGCACTGACAAAGCAGCTTGCTACCTTAGCCGTTGTTAACCAGCCTCGAAACTGTAGTCCAACTCTACATTTTGTGGAGTAAGATGAGGTAGACTATAATGTTGAGGATGAGATGGAAAATCCGTTTGATGGACATAGAAGAAGGAGGGAGAAACCCTTGGTTTCATACAATTCAAACAGATGGGAATCtgggttcaaattagatatTCCAGAGTTCAAAGGTTTTTTACAACCTAAAGAATTCCTAGATTAGGTAGCTGCGGTTGAAGAAATTTTGGAGTTTAAGGAGGTGCCGCAAGACAAAAGAGTTTCTTTGGTGGCGACCAAATTCAAAGAACGTGCTGCTACATGGTGGCAACAATTAAAGCAAAGTTGTATTCACCAAGGTAAATCTAAAATCAATACTTgggaaaaaattttgaaacatatgTGTGCTGCATTCTTACCCCATAATTATATGCGTACATTATATCAACAACTACACAATCTTAGGCAAGGTACACAATCTATAAATGAGTATAATCGAGAGTTTTATTAACTTGTAGCTAGAGTTGACCTTGCAGATTCGAAAGATCAATTAGTTTCACGTTATATTGGGGGCATGAGGCAACAATTTCAAGATACTTTGAATTTATTTGACCCAATTTCTGTATCCGAAGCTCATCAGAGAGCTTTGCATTTAGAGAAGACGATGAATAGGAGGACTAACATAGTTTCAAATAGTAGTGGCAACCGACTACCACCAGTAGCTCCTCCTTATGGTGCAACTACACAATTTACACAAGGAAAAGGCCAAGTTAATCAAGCTAATCCACAACCCAACCGCACTGCAACTAGTAGTTCTGGCCCTCAATGTTTCTAGTGTGGTGAGGCAGGGCATAGAATGGTTGATTGTAAGAAGGGTGGCCGGTATGGTAAGGGTTTATTTATTGAGAGTGAAAAATGTACTAATGATCATTTAAATACCTTTGAGCAAGAAGCTGTTTATGATGCTGAAGAGGAAGAGGAGTATGTGCAGGGGGATGATGGCCCTTTGTTAGTTACAAGAAGAGCATGTTTCACATCTCGCAAATCTGAAGGTGAGGATTGGCTCCGAAGCAAGATCTTTCAAACTACATGTACTATAGGGGGCAAGGTATGTAGACTTGTTATtgattctagaagctgtgagaATGTGGTATCAGAAGAGGCTGTTCAAAAATTGGGATTAGCAACAGAAAAGCACCCTAACCCTTACAAACTATCTTGGCTCAAAAAGGGCAATGAGGTAACTGT
This DNA window, taken from Quercus robur chromosome 2, dhQueRobu3.1, whole genome shotgun sequence, encodes the following:
- the LOC126702060 gene encoding uncharacterized protein LOC126702060: MDALSHALLRATRSPFSDNIEQAPMLSRFTCPPFNSYDGKMDLVEHISHYIQMISLHTHNDALMCKVFPSSLRPTALRWFNGLRKGSIHNFAKLIQEFGVRFVTCSRVPQLIDALLSMKMRVGETFLSYASRYWELHNEIGRGNEKIAASTFQMKLPEDSELRESLTKKPLEDMR